Proteins found in one Streptomyces sp. CB09001 genomic segment:
- a CDS encoding SDR family oxidoreductase: MRNRLRDRWCLVLGASSGMGRATALALADQGAHIAGVHLDRADGLRAARELECTLRAKGVRAHLFNVNAASDRGRATLLPALAELTGGRALATVLHSLAFGSLVPFLPTDDTKQSLTRAQLEMTLDVMAHSLVYWTQDLLSAGLLAENSRVFAMTSAGTSQVLPSYGAVSAAKAALESHVRQLACELAPHGVAVNALRAGVTVTPSLLRIPGHEEFTGESAAGNPHGRLTTPEDVAETVVLLSNAPSSWLTGNTIGVDGAELVAAGATWSRREATR, from the coding sequence GTGCGCAATCGACTGCGTGACCGCTGGTGTCTGGTCCTCGGCGCGTCGAGCGGCATGGGCCGGGCCACCGCCCTCGCCCTGGCCGACCAGGGCGCGCACATCGCCGGAGTGCACCTCGACCGCGCCGACGGACTCCGGGCGGCCCGGGAGCTGGAGTGCACCCTGCGGGCCAAAGGCGTGCGCGCCCACCTCTTCAACGTCAACGCGGCGTCCGACCGCGGGCGGGCCACCCTGCTGCCCGCCCTCGCCGAACTCACCGGCGGCCGGGCGCTGGCCACCGTCCTGCACTCCCTGGCCTTCGGCAGCTTGGTGCCGTTCCTGCCCACCGACGACACCAAGCAGTCCCTGACCCGTGCCCAACTGGAGATGACGCTCGACGTCATGGCCCACAGCCTCGTCTACTGGACCCAGGACCTGCTGTCCGCCGGGCTCCTCGCCGAGAACTCCCGGGTCTTCGCGATGACCAGCGCCGGCACCAGCCAGGTACTCCCGAGCTACGGCGCCGTCTCCGCCGCCAAGGCCGCCCTGGAGTCCCATGTCCGCCAGCTCGCCTGCGAACTCGCCCCGCACGGAGTCGCGGTCAACGCGCTGCGCGCCGGCGTCACCGTCACACCGTCGCTGCTGCGCATCCCCGGGCACGAGGAGTTCACCGGCGAGTCAGCGGCGGGCAACCCGCACGGCAGGCTCACCACCCCCGAGGACGTCGCGGAGACCGTCGTCCTGCTGTCCAACGCCCCGTCCTCGTGGCTGACGGGCAACACGATCGGCGTGGACGGCGCGGAACTCGTCGCCGCCGGCGCCACCTGGAGCCGACGGGAGGCGACCCGATGA
- a CDS encoding beta-ketoacyl synthase N-terminal-like domain-containing protein, producing the protein MRAAEATAGAEVLISGSGTAITGVPGPDALSDPPGTAPGPDPVSTLRGSGLRYKDRATKLALCAARDALDDAGLLGPDGELDVDGDDFGVVVSSNWGNVDTVCETAATIRSSTYRATSPMLLPNTAGNVTASWVAITHGLRGANVTLCNGATSGLDAVHWARTLIAARRLRRALVIGVEPVNEPVLHLVGDAGPLFDGAVALVAEAADAVEARGGTPRARIGRYVRAGDLHQALAAARENESRPPDAWWPPEFPLAPAAPVPPPATGVPARDLRARHGHCSGALGVLQCVAATAELTRTAGHSMLAAAGRGPGGDGPGEDDAAAALVLHGVSVAPAGAAS; encoded by the coding sequence ATGCGGGCGGCGGAAGCGACGGCGGGCGCCGAGGTGCTGATCAGCGGTTCGGGCACGGCGATCACAGGGGTCCCCGGACCGGACGCCCTGTCGGACCCGCCGGGCACCGCGCCGGGCCCGGACCCGGTTAGCACCCTGCGGGGGTCCGGCCTGCGCTACAAGGACCGGGCCACCAAACTGGCCCTGTGCGCCGCCCGGGACGCGCTCGATGACGCCGGACTGCTCGGCCCCGACGGGGAACTCGACGTCGACGGGGACGACTTCGGCGTGGTGGTCAGCAGCAACTGGGGCAACGTCGACACCGTCTGCGAGACCGCCGCCACGATCAGGAGCAGCACGTACCGGGCCACCAGCCCCATGCTGCTGCCCAACACCGCCGGCAACGTCACGGCCTCCTGGGTCGCCATCACCCACGGGCTGCGCGGCGCCAACGTCACCCTGTGCAACGGCGCGACCTCCGGGCTCGACGCGGTCCACTGGGCCCGTACGCTCATCGCGGCCCGGCGGCTGCGACGGGCCCTGGTCATCGGGGTCGAGCCCGTCAACGAGCCGGTCCTGCACCTGGTCGGCGACGCCGGACCGCTGTTCGACGGTGCCGTCGCCCTCGTCGCCGAGGCCGCCGACGCCGTGGAGGCCCGCGGCGGCACCCCCCGCGCCCGCATCGGCCGCTACGTCCGCGCGGGCGACCTGCACCAGGCCCTCGCCGCCGCCCGGGAGAACGAGAGCCGCCCACCGGACGCCTGGTGGCCGCCGGAGTTCCCGCTCGCGCCCGCCGCCCCCGTCCCGCCGCCCGCGACCGGCGTCCCCGCCCGTGACCTGCGCGCACGGCACGGCCACTGCTCGGGCGCCCTCGGTGTACTGCAGTGCGTGGCCGCCACCGCCGAGCTCACCCGTACCGCGGGGCACTCGATGCTCGCCGCCGCGGGCCGCGGGCCGGGCGGCGACGGCCCCGGCGAGGACGACGCCGCGGCCGCCCTGGTCCTGCACGGCGTGTCCGTGGCGCCCGCGGGAGCCGCCTCATGA
- a CDS encoding thioesterase family protein, producing the protein MTKAPVTTAPSLPDSVEVLERPSTVQLRPRYEGSNICTWIGFKHVNYLVEEAVLEHLRRSGWPAGMLYEDFGLCVDIVSVEAAILSATHIDDIVSARVVAEGPPVGQEIALTVSLDVHGSATPVKTVSAKVRVALRHDPRGGGAAPVPQVLERFTVKEIDRAHLVRVPVAATPPARVADGDELLAALTSDANAFGWKWRIPYFYCHFTERLQMSGYLRLMEEAVDRFLADRGISIKRLLDEQNWIPVVPKNSVVMLAEARMEEDIYTVLTVEDVFKRLIYTARMDCYVLRDGVPVHTATGRITHGYALIENRRDWSLVEFDDRMVQRLNGQHG; encoded by the coding sequence GTGACCAAGGCACCCGTGACCACCGCCCCCTCGCTGCCGGATTCCGTGGAGGTCCTGGAGCGGCCCTCGACCGTGCAGCTGCGGCCGCGGTACGAGGGCTCCAACATCTGTACCTGGATCGGCTTCAAACACGTCAACTACCTTGTGGAAGAGGCCGTCCTCGAACACCTGCGACGCAGCGGCTGGCCCGCCGGGATGCTCTACGAGGACTTCGGCCTGTGCGTCGACATCGTGAGCGTCGAGGCCGCGATCCTGTCCGCCACCCACATCGACGACATCGTCTCCGCCCGGGTCGTCGCCGAGGGGCCGCCCGTCGGACAGGAGATCGCCCTGACCGTCTCCCTGGACGTCCACGGCTCGGCGACCCCGGTCAAGACCGTTTCCGCCAAGGTCCGGGTGGCCCTGCGGCACGACCCGCGCGGCGGCGGCGCCGCCCCGGTGCCCCAGGTCCTGGAACGCTTCACCGTCAAGGAGATCGACCGCGCGCACCTGGTCCGGGTACCCGTCGCCGCCACGCCGCCGGCGAGGGTGGCCGACGGCGACGAACTGCTCGCCGCGCTGACCTCGGACGCCAACGCCTTCGGCTGGAAGTGGCGCATCCCGTACTTCTACTGCCACTTCACCGAGCGCCTCCAGATGTCCGGCTACCTGCGCCTGATGGAGGAGGCCGTCGATCGCTTCCTGGCCGACCGCGGCATCTCCATCAAACGGCTGCTGGACGAACAGAACTGGATCCCCGTCGTACCGAAGAACTCCGTCGTCATGCTCGCCGAGGCCCGGATGGAGGAGGACATCTACACCGTCCTCACCGTCGAGGACGTCTTCAAGCGGCTCATCTACACCGCCCGGATGGACTGCTACGTCCTGCGCGACGGCGTCCCCGTGCACACCGCCACCGGCCGCATCACCCACGGCTACGCGCTGATCGAGAACCGGCGCGACTGGAGCCTGGTGGAGTTCGACGACCGCATGGTCCAGCGGCTCAACGGGCAGCACGGCTGA
- a CDS encoding alpha/beta fold hydrolase, whose amino-acid sequence MSALRVTLVHGLAGSTRLWDACRAEAPEGVRTTAADVRWPLDGTAGPGLTGDPAGLVADVVRGTRAEVVVAHSFAANALLEHLASPQASPLRAAVLVAPFYRPRRQDFDWDTISYYFNRFHLILEEGLHVSAGGRLDPEVRHAMALRVRESIGPYGWMDFFGAYLRTPALPLHRVRLPVLVVAGSDDRAAPVSDARALAGALPAARLAEFPGCGHFPMAERARSFGRLLGDFLAPPDRSAGAPSADAPLEMT is encoded by the coding sequence ATGAGCGCCCTGCGCGTGACCCTGGTGCACGGACTGGCCGGCAGCACCCGGCTGTGGGACGCGTGCCGCGCCGAGGCGCCCGAGGGCGTCCGGACGACCGCGGCCGACGTCCGCTGGCCCCTCGACGGCACCGCGGGCCCCGGGCTCACCGGCGACCCGGCCGGTCTCGTCGCCGACGTGGTGCGTGGCACCCGGGCCGAGGTCGTGGTGGCCCACTCCTTCGCGGCCAACGCGCTGCTCGAACACCTCGCGTCACCCCAGGCGTCGCCGCTGCGCGCGGCCGTGCTCGTGGCGCCCTTCTACCGACCGCGCCGACAGGACTTCGACTGGGACACGATCTCCTACTACTTCAACCGCTTCCACCTGATCCTCGAAGAGGGACTGCACGTGTCCGCGGGCGGCCGCCTCGACCCCGAGGTCCGGCACGCGATGGCCCTGCGGGTCCGCGAGAGCATCGGCCCGTACGGCTGGATGGACTTCTTCGGGGCCTACCTGCGCACTCCCGCGCTGCCGCTGCACCGCGTCCGGCTGCCCGTCCTGGTCGTCGCCGGCAGCGACGACCGCGCCGCACCGGTGTCCGACGCCCGCGCGCTCGCCGGTGCCCTGCCCGCGGCCCGGCTCGCCGAGTTCCCGGGGTGCGGGCACTTCCCGATGGCCGAACGCGCCCGGTCCTTCGGCCGGCTGCTCGGCGACTTCCTCGCCCCACCCGACCGCTCCGCCGGCGCCCCGTCGGCCGACGCCCCGCTGGAGATGACGTGA
- a CDS encoding beta-ketoacyl synthase N-terminal-like domain-containing protein, with product MTTTVPQPATAPPTPATTTVISGWSVLSPYGIGAGPFTQGLAERRPVVPRLNRDVWHAPPGDALLVPGFDVVTVLGSRGTRTMDRLTGLTVATLGTLVDPDGTARRLDEPERVGLVLGTGSGSVQSTMDFTRDALTGAKPFYVDPALFPNTVMNRAAGQSAIWYGLKGPNATLAGGPLTGLQALRYATRLRERGYSRTVLCGAVEEFSEQRAWLAWHTRSEARRATPLAEACAMFLLEDAEAAREAGRTPYADILAVRFGAGPRGPRAALERCVRGALEAAGTTPGDVAFAAPSGRVAPPPGACPMGFGNPASGTDEADTVETDVLGTVLDGTDAELIGVRDLIGDASAASAGVQLAAVLAAAAHRPRPGATALITSVDDDGLVACLVLRLR from the coding sequence ATGACCACCACCGTGCCACAGCCGGCGACCGCACCACCCACCCCCGCCACCACCACCGTGATCTCCGGATGGTCGGTGCTCTCCCCGTACGGGATCGGCGCCGGACCCTTCACCCAGGGCCTCGCCGAACGGCGACCCGTCGTCCCCCGGCTCAACCGCGACGTGTGGCACGCACCGCCGGGCGACGCCCTGCTCGTGCCCGGGTTCGACGTGGTCACCGTGCTCGGCAGCCGCGGCACCCGCACCATGGACCGGCTCACCGGCCTCACCGTCGCCACCCTGGGCACGCTCGTCGACCCCGACGGGACCGCCCGCCGCCTCGACGAACCGGAACGCGTCGGACTCGTCCTCGGTACCGGCTCCGGCTCCGTGCAGAGCACCATGGACTTCACCCGCGACGCGCTGACCGGAGCCAAGCCCTTCTACGTCGACCCGGCGCTGTTCCCCAACACCGTCATGAACCGCGCCGCCGGGCAGAGCGCCATCTGGTACGGCCTCAAGGGGCCCAACGCCACCCTGGCGGGCGGCCCCCTCACCGGACTCCAGGCCCTGCGCTACGCCACCCGGCTGCGCGAGCGCGGCTACAGCCGCACGGTGCTGTGCGGTGCCGTGGAGGAGTTCTCCGAACAACGCGCCTGGCTGGCCTGGCACACGCGGAGCGAGGCCCGCCGCGCCACACCGCTCGCCGAGGCGTGCGCCATGTTCCTGCTGGAGGACGCCGAGGCCGCCCGGGAGGCCGGTCGCACCCCGTACGCCGACATCCTCGCCGTCCGCTTCGGTGCCGGCCCGCGGGGACCGCGCGCCGCCCTGGAACGGTGCGTGCGCGGCGCCCTGGAGGCAGCCGGCACCACACCGGGCGACGTCGCGTTCGCCGCACCCTCGGGGCGCGTCGCCCCGCCCCCCGGGGCCTGCCCCATGGGCTTCGGGAACCCCGCGTCCGGCACCGACGAGGCCGACACGGTGGAGACGGACGTCCTCGGCACCGTACTGGACGGCACGGACGCCGAGCTCATCGGCGTGCGCGACCTGATCGGCGACGCCTCGGCCGCGTCCGCGGGCGTCCAGCTGGCCGCGGTGCTCGCCGCCGCCGCCCACCGCCCCCGGCCCGGCGCCACCGCCCTGATCACCTCCGTCGACGACGACGGCCTCGTCGCCTGCCTCGTCCTGCGGCTCAGGTGA
- a CDS encoding beta-ketoacyl synthase N-terminal-like domain-containing protein — MSALITGMGANCSIGADRVATFDALCAGRTGLAPLRGFDRANFRARNAYEIDDRPAPGTDRPLRPTRWLLAAVAEALADAGLPEDLTGIPVIVGTTLRELRSAELNWCDGAPLDPADLHFGTALRRRFGADRTYTVANACAASLYALGMAVDLLDLREAETVVVAGADTITESTYGMLDRVYQKPPESVLPFDRGRRGMLQGDGAAAVVLRREPGAGRRPHARVRGVGVNCDAHHPSAPDVDSIGRVMRDAHARAGVKPADIDLVLLHGTGTPHNDAAEAQALVDVFARVDTAPRMTAIKSMIGHTAGASGLHSLITAVQSLDSGRVPPTLGLADPIDEMAGFRLGPEAALDPELSLAQIDSFGFGGLNAVAVVEKVA, encoded by the coding sequence ATGAGCGCGCTGATCACCGGGATGGGCGCCAACTGCAGCATCGGCGCCGACCGCGTCGCCACCTTCGACGCGCTGTGCGCCGGCCGCACCGGACTGGCGCCCCTGCGCGGCTTCGACCGCGCCAACTTCCGCGCCCGCAACGCCTACGAGATCGACGACCGGCCCGCCCCCGGCACGGACCGCCCGCTGCGCCCCACCCGGTGGCTCCTGGCGGCCGTGGCCGAGGCCCTGGCCGACGCCGGCCTCCCCGAGGACCTCACGGGCATACCCGTGATCGTCGGCACCACCCTGCGAGAGCTGCGCTCCGCCGAGCTGAACTGGTGCGACGGAGCCCCGCTCGACCCGGCGGACCTGCACTTCGGCACCGCACTGCGCCGCCGCTTCGGGGCCGACCGCACCTACACCGTCGCCAACGCCTGCGCCGCCTCCCTGTACGCCCTCGGCATGGCCGTCGACCTGCTCGACCTCCGGGAGGCCGAGACCGTGGTGGTGGCGGGCGCCGACACCATCACCGAGAGCACCTACGGCATGCTCGACCGGGTCTACCAGAAGCCGCCCGAATCGGTGCTGCCCTTCGACCGCGGCCGACGCGGCATGCTCCAGGGCGACGGCGCCGCCGCGGTGGTGCTGCGGCGCGAACCGGGGGCCGGGCGCCGGCCGCACGCCAGGGTCAGGGGCGTCGGCGTCAACTGCGACGCCCACCACCCCTCGGCACCCGACGTGGACAGCATCGGCCGGGTGATGCGCGACGCCCACGCGCGGGCCGGGGTCAAGCCCGCCGACATCGACCTGGTCCTCCTGCACGGCACCGGGACCCCGCACAACGACGCGGCCGAGGCACAGGCCCTCGTCGACGTCTTCGCCCGGGTGGACACCGCGCCCCGGATGACCGCGATCAAGTCGATGATCGGGCACACCGCCGGCGCCTCCGGACTGCACAGCCTGATCACCGCCGTGCAGTCGCTCGACTCCGGCAGGGTGCCGCCCACGCTGGGACTCGCCGACCCCATCGACGAGATGGCCGGCTTCCGGCTGGGCCCCGAGGCGGCCCTCGACCCGGAGCTCTCCCTGGCCCAGATCGACTCCTTCGGCTTCGGCGGCCTCAACGCCGTGGCCGTCGTGGAAAAGGTGGCGTAG
- a CDS encoding beta-ketoacyl synthase N-terminal-like domain-containing protein — protein MLTPHRPAEADIVVTGVATVVPGPGRPPGAWFDADAELGPRGHKYLPQGTRYLLAAGRRALRSATAPVQVPPDRRGLVVGTNNGLAPLFRAMDRTVVDTGAERLRPALAPYFAVNVLAGRFAAEQALKGFSCTLTTSSVAGVEAVQTAVRALRLDRADLVVVAAVEDLAPSSAGTAGPPPEEGAVALVLEPRAAAERRGAPVRGSLRAAAAFVPPGIDAADPELGLAVGDLLSAVQSEPPAPVHAVLDGSARGTAVGALLGASARRAARPAGAGCLAPLLAAAEPFAAGGGRRVVLTATAAGHLAAVHVLAAAPRPTPSGGLRAQSTA, from the coding sequence GTGCTGACGCCGCACCGCCCCGCCGAGGCGGACATCGTGGTCACCGGCGTGGCCACCGTCGTACCCGGTCCCGGCCGGCCGCCCGGCGCCTGGTTCGACGCCGACGCCGAACTCGGCCCGCGCGGCCACAAGTACCTGCCCCAGGGCACCCGTTACCTGCTCGCCGCCGGACGACGCGCCCTGCGCTCCGCGACGGCGCCCGTGCAGGTGCCGCCGGACCGGCGCGGCCTCGTGGTCGGCACCAACAACGGGCTCGCGCCGCTCTTCCGCGCCATGGACCGCACCGTCGTGGACACCGGGGCCGAACGGCTGCGCCCCGCCCTCGCCCCCTACTTCGCCGTCAACGTCCTCGCCGGCCGGTTCGCCGCCGAACAGGCCCTCAAGGGGTTCAGCTGCACCCTCACCACCTCCTCCGTCGCCGGCGTGGAGGCGGTGCAGACGGCCGTCCGGGCCCTGCGTCTGGACCGCGCCGACCTGGTGGTGGTCGCCGCCGTGGAGGACCTGGCTCCCTCCTCGGCCGGGACGGCCGGACCGCCGCCCGAGGAGGGAGCCGTGGCCCTGGTTCTGGAACCGCGGGCCGCGGCCGAGCGCCGAGGGGCGCCCGTGCGGGGCAGCCTGAGGGCCGCGGCCGCATTCGTCCCGCCCGGCATCGACGCCGCCGACCCCGAACTCGGCCTCGCCGTCGGCGACCTGCTGAGCGCCGTCCAGTCCGAGCCGCCCGCACCGGTCCACGCCGTACTGGACGGCTCGGCCCGAGGCACGGCCGTCGGCGCGCTCCTCGGCGCGTCCGCCCGGCGGGCCGCCCGCCCCGCCGGGGCCGGGTGCCTCGCTCCGCTGCTGGCCGCGGCCGAGCCGTTCGCCGCCGGCGGCGGGCGCCGGGTGGTCCTCACGGCCACCGCGGCCGGACACCTCGCCGCCGTCCACGTCCTCGCCGCAGCACCACGACCCACCCCGTCAGGAGGCTTACGTGCGCAATCGACTGCGTGA
- a CDS encoding beta-ketoacyl synthase N-terminal-like domain-containing protein, with protein sequence MDPVLVTGVGAVTCHGTGVPALGAAMDRARGRQPDKVPDPWARMELPLMYLVPEPALDEEPGTGPGRATTFALRAAHEALAGAGLDRDALRAARAAVVLGTCMGALGDRERERDRERERERSGGAAPSAPPHDPPGAPAPSGPPHDPPAAPDRWSDFEVSSRLAADLGVTGAASSTSNACAASGFALATAADMIRCGEADVVVTGGADAYSRIALANFNRLGAVDAHGCRPFAADRAGTVFGEGAGVVVLESAAYARARGARPLAEVGEAGWSCDAGHPTAPEESGEQIVRALRDALDRTHVEPHEIGCVIPHGTGTRLNDRIESAALRTTFGPRTEVPPLYSLKALLGHTGGAAAALAAVAATVVLGRGTVPPNVPVGAPDPDCAVPLPTAATPLTARSVLVNAYAFGGNNISLVLREALPC encoded by the coding sequence ATGGACCCCGTCCTGGTCACCGGAGTCGGTGCCGTGACCTGCCACGGCACCGGAGTGCCCGCCCTCGGCGCGGCGATGGACCGGGCCCGCGGCAGGCAGCCGGACAAGGTGCCCGACCCGTGGGCGCGCATGGAGCTGCCCCTGATGTACCTGGTGCCGGAACCGGCCCTCGACGAGGAGCCGGGCACCGGCCCGGGACGCGCCACTACCTTCGCCCTGCGCGCCGCGCACGAGGCGCTGGCCGGCGCCGGCCTCGACCGGGACGCGCTGCGCGCCGCCCGGGCCGCGGTGGTGCTCGGGACGTGCATGGGAGCCCTCGGCGACCGGGAACGGGAGCGGGACCGGGAACGGGAACGGGAACGGAGCGGCGGGGCCGCGCCGTCCGCACCGCCGCACGATCCGCCGGGGGCGCCCGCGCCGTCCGGACCGCCGCACGATCCGCCGGCGGCACCGGACCGGTGGTCCGACTTCGAGGTCTCCTCACGGCTGGCGGCCGACCTCGGTGTCACCGGTGCGGCGAGCAGCACCAGCAACGCCTGCGCCGCCAGTGGCTTCGCGCTCGCCACCGCGGCCGACATGATCCGCTGCGGCGAGGCCGACGTCGTCGTCACCGGCGGCGCCGACGCCTACTCCCGCATCGCCCTCGCCAACTTCAACCGGCTCGGCGCCGTCGACGCCCACGGCTGCCGTCCGTTCGCCGCCGACCGGGCGGGCACCGTCTTCGGCGAGGGCGCCGGCGTCGTGGTGCTGGAATCGGCGGCGTACGCCCGGGCCCGCGGTGCCCGGCCGCTCGCCGAGGTCGGCGAGGCCGGCTGGAGCTGCGACGCCGGACACCCCACCGCCCCCGAGGAGAGCGGCGAACAGATCGTCCGCGCCCTGCGGGACGCCCTCGACCGCACCCACGTCGAACCCCACGAGATCGGCTGCGTGATCCCGCACGGCACCGGAACCCGGCTGAACGACCGGATCGAGAGCGCCGCCCTGCGGACCACGTTCGGGCCGCGGACGGAGGTACCGCCCCTGTACAGCCTCAAGGCACTCCTCGGCCACACCGGAGGGGCCGCCGCGGCCCTCGCCGCCGTCGCCGCCACGGTCGTCCTCGGCCGCGGCACCGTGCCCCCCAACGTGCCGGTCGGCGCGCCGGACCCGGACTGCGCCGTCCCGCTCCCGACGGCCGCGACGCCGCTGACCGCCCGGTCCGTGCTGGTCAACGCCTACGCCTTCGGCGGCAACAACATCTCCCTGGTGCTGCGGGAGGCCCTCCCGTGCTGA
- a CDS encoding acyl carrier protein codes for MTTPENTVADREARKAKIKEMVCRILEIDPEQLTDTSRFKEEHDADSLRAIEILAGLEREFGITIEQEELSRMVNLDGVESVVDQALPAR; via the coding sequence ATGACCACGCCGGAGAACACCGTCGCCGACCGCGAGGCGCGCAAGGCCAAGATCAAGGAAATGGTCTGCCGGATCCTGGAGATCGACCCCGAGCAGCTCACCGACACCAGCCGGTTCAAGGAGGAGCACGACGCCGACTCGCTGCGGGCGATCGAGATCCTGGCCGGCCTGGAACGCGAGTTCGGCATCACCATCGAGCAGGAGGAACTCAGCCGCATGGTCAACCTGGACGGTGTGGAGTCGGTGGTGGACCAGGCTCTTCCGGCGCGGTGA
- a CDS encoding beta-ketoacyl-[acyl-carrier-protein] synthase family protein, which yields MTTPAPHPEAQGTRRVVVTGLGTVTSIGIGVEEFLAGLREGRNGARPITAFETEGFAHANGCEVTGFDPAEWITHTPTEHLGRAAQFSTAAAVMAVRDAGMDVAELRSRRALVCVGTTDGESADLDRLVATEIADGPEHLDPAVARRSSAGRLSSAVVAELGLTDVEATTLATACAAGNYAIGYGLDALRCGDVDVALVGGADAMCRKTFTGFYRLGTIAPEACQPFDRNRKGILTGEGAGILLLETLESALARGARIYCEVLGYGLNCDAHHPVAPDGDSIARCIELAHANARVKPEEIDFISAHGTGTRANDVTEAAAIRRVFGDRPPSTISIKAMIGHTMGAASSLASAACALAIVEGFIPPTINHVETDPECGLDCVPNVPREADLRVVQNNALAFGGNNAVLVLGKYTEAAPEPAGEVR from the coding sequence GTGACGACCCCGGCCCCCCACCCGGAGGCGCAGGGGACACGACGGGTGGTGGTCACCGGGCTCGGCACGGTGACCAGCATCGGCATCGGCGTCGAGGAGTTCCTCGCCGGACTGCGCGAGGGACGCAACGGCGCCCGGCCCATCACCGCGTTCGAGACCGAGGGCTTCGCCCACGCCAACGGCTGCGAGGTCACGGGATTCGACCCCGCCGAGTGGATCACCCACACCCCCACCGAACACCTGGGCCGGGCGGCGCAGTTCTCCACCGCCGCCGCGGTCATGGCGGTGCGCGACGCCGGGATGGACGTCGCGGAGCTGCGCTCCCGCCGCGCCCTGGTCTGCGTCGGCACCACCGACGGCGAGTCGGCCGACCTGGACCGACTGGTCGCCACCGAGATCGCCGACGGTCCCGAGCACCTCGACCCGGCCGTCGCCCGCCGCAGCTCCGCCGGACGACTCTCCTCCGCCGTGGTCGCCGAACTGGGCCTGACCGACGTCGAGGCCACCACGCTGGCCACCGCCTGCGCGGCCGGCAACTACGCCATCGGCTACGGACTCGACGCGCTGCGCTGCGGAGACGTCGACGTCGCCCTGGTGGGCGGCGCCGACGCCATGTGCCGCAAGACCTTCACCGGCTTCTACCGGCTCGGCACCATCGCCCCCGAGGCGTGCCAGCCCTTCGACCGCAACCGCAAGGGCATCCTCACCGGTGAGGGCGCCGGCATCCTGCTCCTGGAAACCCTGGAGTCCGCGCTCGCCCGCGGCGCCCGCATCTACTGCGAGGTCCTCGGCTACGGACTCAACTGCGACGCCCACCACCCGGTCGCCCCCGACGGCGACAGCATCGCCCGCTGCATCGAACTCGCCCACGCCAACGCCCGCGTCAAACCCGAGGAGATCGACTTCATCTCGGCGCACGGCACCGGCACCAGGGCCAACGACGTCACCGAGGCCGCCGCGATCCGGCGCGTGTTCGGCGACCGGCCGCCGAGCACCATCTCCATCAAGGCGATGATCGGACACACCATGGGCGCGGCCAGCTCCCTGGCCTCCGCCGCTTGCGCCCTGGCCATCGTCGAGGGATTCATCCCGCCCACCATCAACCACGTCGAGACCGACCCCGAGTGCGGACTCGACTGCGTTCCCAACGTGCCGCGCGAGGCCGACCTGCGCGTCGTGCAGAACAACGCCCTCGCCTTCGGCGGCAACAACGCGGTCCTCGTGCTCGGCAAGTACACGGAGGCGGCCCCGGAACCGGCCGGGGAGGTGCGATGA
- a CDS encoding acyl carrier protein, producing MAEETRTAPDHTSRTPMDKERLRTLLAEILDVDVAEISDRAHFVDDLGVDSLMALEISVRLEAEYPVKLAEEELTELATLDDTYALLEAKLRSAS from the coding sequence ATGGCCGAAGAGACCCGTACCGCACCCGACCACACGAGCCGCACGCCCATGGACAAGGAGCGGCTGCGCACCCTGCTCGCCGAGATCCTCGACGTCGACGTCGCCGAGATCTCCGACCGCGCCCACTTCGTCGACGACCTCGGGGTGGACTCGCTGATGGCCCTGGAGATCAGTGTGCGGCTCGAAGCGGAGTACCCCGTCAAACTGGCGGAGGAGGAGCTGACCGAACTCGCCACCCTCGACGACACCTACGCACTGCTCGAGGCCAAACTGAGGTCGGCCTCATGA